The Engystomops pustulosus chromosome 1, aEngPut4.maternal, whole genome shotgun sequence genome has a window encoding:
- the FBXW7 gene encoding F-box/WD repeat-containing protein 7 isoform X6 translates to MNQELLSVGSKRRRTGSSVRGNASSSQADEEQMNRVEEEEEQQHSRQQGEEHNVVNGEVDGPGSVERNDLPGGHVEENNNSCILADHESEDHPEDCEQQEDEDEDEEHVCDDEDEEEMDQDSDDFDPSDDSSREDEHRNSSDIPNSNSIMDISLPKPNPFQTKTKMQLSKQE, encoded by the exons ATGAATCAGGAACTGCTGTCTGTGGGCAGCAAGAGGCGGCGTACTGGCAGTTCTGTGCGAGGTAATGCTTCTTCCAGCCAAGCCGATGAGGAGCAAATGAACAGagtcgaggaggaggaggaacagcagcaTTCGAGACAGCAGGGGGAAGAGCACAACGTGGTGAATGGAGAGGTGGACGGTCCTGGAAGTGTGGAGAGGAACGACCTCCCTGGCGGACATGTGGAAGAGAACAACAACAGCTGTATCCTAGCGGATCATGAGTCCGAAGACCATCCGGAGGACTGTGAGCAGCAGGAGGATGAGGACGAGGATGAGGAACATGTTTGtgatgatgaggatgaggaggagatggaccaGGACAGTGATGACTTTGATCCGTCTGATGACAGCAGTAGGGAGGATGAACATAGAAACTCCAGCGATATTCCCAATTCCAATAGTATAATGGACATTTCCCTTCCAAAACCCAATCCTTTCCAAACAAAGACAAAG ATGCAGCTAAGCAAACAAGAATAG